From one Streptomyces sp. CA-210063 genomic stretch:
- a CDS encoding DUF6230 family protein, which translates to MESQVRGGTRWKRFAVVMVPSVAATAAIGVALAQGALAASFSVSGQSFKVTADLIEGTGFSQYGALDEGYTLKGEKTVHPVAVSAFENAKITNMCQSVVTPNVPILGSVSLQLTAGTGGKKVEAEKLYIDVEELEGDAVFTNIDIGVAAKDANKGPGMKGGSEQANPYGFGQQAEVATLTDVKQTAWATTAGTFKLSNLKMSLHKGKVECY; encoded by the coding sequence ATGGAGTCCCAGGTGCGTGGCGGGACCAGATGGAAGCGGTTCGCTGTGGTCATGGTGCCCAGCGTCGCCGCCACAGCAGCGATAGGTGTCGCCCTCGCGCAGGGTGCTCTCGCGGCGTCGTTCAGCGTGTCGGGCCAGTCGTTCAAGGTGACGGCTGACCTGATCGAGGGTACGGGCTTCTCGCAGTACGGGGCGCTCGACGAGGGCTACACCCTCAAGGGCGAGAAGACGGTTCACCCCGTCGCCGTCTCCGCGTTCGAGAACGCGAAGATCACCAACATGTGCCAGTCGGTCGTCACCCCGAACGTCCCGATTCTCGGTAGCGTCAGCCTCCAACTGACCGCCGGTACCGGTGGCAAGAAGGTCGAGGCCGAGAAGCTCTACATCGACGTCGAGGAGCTTGAGGGCGACGCCGTCTTCACGAACATCGACATCGGTGTGGCGGCCAAGGACGCCAACAAGGGTCCGGGCATGAAGGGCGGCTCGGAGCAGGCCAACCCCTACGGGTTCGGCCAGCAGGCCGAGGTGGCCACGCTGACCGACGTGAAGCAGACGGCGTGGGCGACCACTGCCGGAACCTTCAAGCTGAGCAATCTGAAGATGTCGCTTCACAAGGGCAAGGTGGAGTGCTACTAG
- a CDS encoding efflux RND transporter permease subunit — translation MSAESTGQNEDYLRAFRRRFRDWRGSRPFWAGLLVLLGGFPIMYLPYAELQIGHLTLAMSTTGGAGSLIIGVLLVVLGISLWFQRHVRTFAGTAAILLALVSIPVSNLGGFGVGFLLSLVGGALAIAWAPGYQEAAVPSTYKTPSRTPAPQDTAPQDTAQQGAVPLHKGDAPEPATAGSANGATNGEGDDLSGTTPTNGTNGRHSAG, via the coding sequence ATGAGCGCCGAGTCAACGGGGCAGAACGAGGACTATCTGCGCGCCTTCCGGCGGCGCTTCCGCGACTGGAGGGGCTCTCGTCCCTTCTGGGCGGGCCTGTTGGTACTGCTCGGCGGTTTCCCGATCATGTACCTGCCGTACGCGGAGCTGCAGATCGGCCATCTGACGCTCGCCATGTCGACGACGGGCGGCGCCGGATCCCTCATCATCGGCGTGCTGTTGGTGGTGCTCGGGATCAGTCTGTGGTTCCAGCGGCATGTACGCACCTTCGCCGGTACGGCGGCGATCCTCCTGGCGCTCGTGTCCATCCCGGTCTCCAACCTGGGCGGCTTCGGTGTCGGTTTCCTGCTCTCCCTGGTCGGAGGTGCGCTGGCCATCGCCTGGGCGCCCGGTTACCAGGAGGCGGCGGTGCCGTCCACCTACAAGACCCCGTCGCGGACTCCGGCTCCCCAGGACACGGCCCCTCAGGACACGGCACAGCAAGGTGCGGTCCCCCTGCACAAGGGCGACGCCCCGGAACCCGCGACCGCGGGCTCGGCGAACGGGGCGACGAACGGCGAGGGCGACGACCTGTCAGGTACCACCCCCACGAACGGGACGAACGGGAGGCACAGTGCCGGCTGA